From a region of the Zingiber officinale cultivar Zhangliang chromosome 4B, Zo_v1.1, whole genome shotgun sequence genome:
- the LOC121975313 gene encoding transcription factor LHW-like isoform X3 has protein sequence MASHVHFVGDGLVGQVASSGKYVWINKHRFGSICKGLAELNCQFAAGIQTIIIIPVLPYGVIQFGSTQMVTENMGFIHHIRSLFTKITYNSNDLLSEGTQKSLTEECQTYTSCRSTFGSRSTNACLNVDDRPNVTSDWCNPDSLKPQAPRSFSEYVSLALSQFNKKVQPCASQLVPMKKAVKMAYPIGKLILQSADGIFHMPDIQCIQQVLLDDTNSRCQNEHSISNSVLLSNTIKILEEELMFTSGVRPLEAANNVSDIGNINSSSNSPRVTKYLSSSTKLSLSGAPPNLDQRSHVLRLRSTWTSEVTMEHPFSCNEVAYTQSNAEVKENDDSVQASHLYSGESSGQVSYFDMLPSVLQECTIHDLKPVQSDQIGKNVDYEENGTRTRILCAQNLKEYKLLPTSSQTSSSLFASNDDTFHMSDVNQKTYWINDNLTDVVHKNFTNACNFIDLPSLPAETDAPPILDSLNEQISYAGLFSIDNSNQLLDAVISKINPGVKQRSESNASCKSTVTDTYSANCARTPNHGEVHLAKHMKDEFVGFAPLVVKTEPSRISYGRSSCSSEKNGENYHESGFHKSQISPWVGSCHSAKNDYASDSTSKRVSEIGNLNRKRSRPGERPRPRPKDRQMIQDHIKELREIIPNGAKCSIDALLEKTIKHMLFLQSVTKHAEKLKVAGEPKISTHQGGLLLKDNFNGGATWALDVGTQPITCPIVVEDLNPPRQLLVEMLCEQGCSFLEIADFIRGLGLTILKGVMETHKNHAWARFAVEANRDVTRMEIFLALMQQSEPSAGSSMGLPNAGNINMPHPILQPTSVPERVI, from the exons ATGGCATCCCATGTCCATTTTGTCGGAGATGG GTTAGTTGGACAAGTGGCTTCATCTGGAAAATATGTATGGATCAATAAGCATAGATTTGGTTCAATATGTAAG GGTCTTGCTGAGTTGAACTGCCAATTTGCCGCAGGCATACAG ACCATTATAATTATTCCTGTGCTTCCATATGGGGTTATACAATTTGGTTCTACTCAGATG GTTACCGAAAACATGGGATTCATTCATCATATAAGAAGTTTGTTCACAAAGATAACTTATAATTCAAATGATCTTCTATCTGAGGGTACCCAGAAATCTTTGACAGAAGAATGTCAAACATATACATCATGCAGGTCAACTTTTGGTTCTCGATCTACAAATGCATGTCTTAATGTGGATGACAGGCCAAATGTCACTTCTGATTGGTGCAACCCTGACTCCCTCAAACCCCAAGCCCCAAGATCCTTCTCTGAATATGTTTCCTTAGCGTTGTCGCAGTTCAATAAGAAAGTACAACCTTGTGCTTCTCAACTAGTGCCAATGAAAAAGGCTGTAAAGATGGCATATCCTATAGGCAAGCTTATCTTGCAAAGTGCAGATGGCATATTTCATATGCCAGACATACAGTGTATCCAACAGGTACTACTAGATGATACAAACTCCAGATGTCAAAATGAGCATTCTATTTCCAACTCAGTTTTACTGTCTAATACAATAAAAATCTTGGAAGAAGAACTCATGTTTACCTCAGGTGTCAGACCTTTAGAAGCTGCCAACAATGTTTCTGACATTGGCAATATTAATTCAAGTTCAAATTCACCTCGAGTTACTAAATATTTAAGTTCATCTACTAAGCTATCTTTAAGTGGGGCACCTCCAAATTTAGACCAAAGAAGCCATGTGCTTAGACTTCGAAGTACATGGACATCAGAGGTTACCATGGAGCATCCTTTCTCATGCAATGAAGTTGCATATACTCAATCAAATGCAGAGGTAAAAGAAAATGATGATTCAGTTCAAGCTTCACATCTTTATTCTGGTGAATCCAGTGGTCAAGTTTCTTACTTTGATATGCTCCCTAGTGTTCTTCAAGAATGTACAATACACGACCTGAAACCTGTTCAGAGTGATCAAATAGGTAAAAATGTTGATTATGAGGAAAATGGCACTCGTACTCGCATACTGTGTGCACAAAATTTGAAAGAATACAAGCTTCTTCCCACATCGAGTCAAACTTCATCATCTTTGTTTGCTTCAAATGATGATACGTTTCATATGTCAGATGTTAACCAGAAGACATATTGGATAAATGACAATTTGACCGATGTGGTGCATAAGAATTTTACAAATGCTTGTAACTTTATTGATTTACCTAGTCTCCCAGCAGAAACAGATGCTCCTCCCATCCTTGATTCTTTGAATGAACAAATCTCTTATGCTGGGTTGTTTTCCATAGATAACAGTAATCAATTATTGGATGCAGTGATTTCAAAGATCAATCCAGGTGTCAAACAGAGATCAGAAAGTAATGCTTCGTGTAAGAGTACAGTCACTGATACTTATAGTGCAAATTGTGCTAGAACTCCCAATCATGGTGAAGTACATTTGGCAAAGCACATGAAAGATGAGTTTGTTGGTTTTGCACCATTAGTGGTAAAAACAGAGCCTTCACGCATAAGTTATGGCAGATCTTCGTGCAGCAGTGAGAAAAATGGAGAGAACTATCATGAGTCTGGGTTTCATAAGTCTCAAATCAGCCCATGGGTTGGAAGCTGTCACAGTGCTAAGAATGATTATGCATCAGATTCAACTAGTAAAAGGGTTTCAGAAATAGGTAATCTGAACCGAAAGAGGTCTAGACCTGGAGAGCGCCCTAGACCACGGCCAAAAGATCGGCAAATGATCCAAGACCATATCAAGGAGCTTCGAGAAATAATCCCGAATGGTGCAAAG TGTAGCATTGATGCATTATTGGAAAAGACTATCAAACACATGCTTTTCTTGCAAAGTGTGACAAAGCATGCTGAAAAACTGAAAGTTGCTGGAGAACCCAAG ATCAGCACTCATCAAGGTGGTTTGCTCTTGAAAGACAACTTTAATGGTGGTGCAACATGGGCATTGGACGTGGGAACCCAACCAATCACCTGTCCCATTGTGGTGGAGGATCTGAACCCTCCTCGTCAATTGCTGGTAGAG ATGCTATGTGAGCAGGGATGTTCCTTTCTGGAGATCGCTGACTTCATCAGAGGATTGGGTTTGACCATACTGAAAGGGGTGATGGAAACCCACAAAAACCATGCCTGGGCACGGTTTGCTGTCGAG GCGAACAGAGACGTGACTCGGATGGAGATATTCCTTGCACTAATGCAACAGTCAGAACCCTCAGCTGGAAGCAGCATGGGACTACCAAATGCTGGTAATATCAACATGCCTCACCCTATTCTCCAGCCAACCTCTGTTCCTGAAAGAGTCATTTGA
- the LOC121975313 gene encoding transcription factor LHW-like isoform X1: protein MGLPLREALRQLCLDYGWSYAVSWKLDVFQNRMHLIWEDGYYNQKPSVSNIKISISLPKQEDLGINSYFSELGCEADDPIKVLVDKIMASHVHFVGDGLVGQVASSGKYVWINKHRFGSICKGLAELNCQFAAGIQTIIIIPVLPYGVIQFGSTQMVTENMGFIHHIRSLFTKITYNSNDLLSEGTQKSLTEECQTYTSCRSTFGSRSTNACLNVDDRPNVTSDWCNPDSLKPQAPRSFSEYVSLALSQFNKKVQPCASQLVPMKKAVKMAYPIGKLILQSADGIFHMPDIQCIQQVLLDDTNSRCQNEHSISNSVLLSNTIKILEEELMFTSGVRPLEAANNVSDIGNINSSSNSPRVTKYLSSSTKLSLSGAPPNLDQRSHVLRLRSTWTSEVTMEHPFSCNEVAYTQSNAEVKENDDSVQASHLYSGESSGQVSYFDMLPSVLQECTIHDLKPVQSDQIGKNVDYEENGTRTRILCAQNLKEYKLLPTSSQTSSSLFASNDDTFHMSDVNQKTYWINDNLTDVVHKNFTNACNFIDLPSLPAETDAPPILDSLNEQISYAGLFSIDNSNQLLDAVISKINPGVKQRSESNASCKSTVTDTYSANCARTPNHGEVHLAKHMKDEFVGFAPLVVKTEPSRISYGRSSCSSEKNGENYHESGFHKSQISPWVGSCHSAKNDYASDSTSKRVSEIGNLNRKRSRPGERPRPRPKDRQMIQDHIKELREIIPNGAKCSIDALLEKTIKHMLFLQSVTKHAEKLKVAGEPKISTHQGGLLLKDNFNGGATWALDVGTQPITCPIVVEDLNPPRQLLVEMLCEQGCSFLEIADFIRGLGLTILKGVMETHKNHAWARFAVEANRDVTRMEIFLALMQQSEPSAGSSMGLPNAGNINMPHPILQPTSVPERVI, encoded by the exons CTAAGAGAGGCGTTGAGGCAACTGTGCCTTGACTATGGGTGGTCCTACGCTGTTTCCTGGAAGTTGGATGTCTTCCAGAATCGAAT GCATTTGATCTGGGAAGATGGATACTATAATCAGAAGCCTAGCgtttcaaacatcaaaatctcaATTTCTCTTCCCAAGCAAGAAGATTTGGGTATCAATAGTTACTTCTCTGAGCTAGGCTGTGAAGCAGATGATCCAATAAAAGTTCTGGTCGACAAGATTATGGCATCCCATGTCCATTTTGTCGGAGATGG GTTAGTTGGACAAGTGGCTTCATCTGGAAAATATGTATGGATCAATAAGCATAGATTTGGTTCAATATGTAAG GGTCTTGCTGAGTTGAACTGCCAATTTGCCGCAGGCATACAG ACCATTATAATTATTCCTGTGCTTCCATATGGGGTTATACAATTTGGTTCTACTCAGATG GTTACCGAAAACATGGGATTCATTCATCATATAAGAAGTTTGTTCACAAAGATAACTTATAATTCAAATGATCTTCTATCTGAGGGTACCCAGAAATCTTTGACAGAAGAATGTCAAACATATACATCATGCAGGTCAACTTTTGGTTCTCGATCTACAAATGCATGTCTTAATGTGGATGACAGGCCAAATGTCACTTCTGATTGGTGCAACCCTGACTCCCTCAAACCCCAAGCCCCAAGATCCTTCTCTGAATATGTTTCCTTAGCGTTGTCGCAGTTCAATAAGAAAGTACAACCTTGTGCTTCTCAACTAGTGCCAATGAAAAAGGCTGTAAAGATGGCATATCCTATAGGCAAGCTTATCTTGCAAAGTGCAGATGGCATATTTCATATGCCAGACATACAGTGTATCCAACAGGTACTACTAGATGATACAAACTCCAGATGTCAAAATGAGCATTCTATTTCCAACTCAGTTTTACTGTCTAATACAATAAAAATCTTGGAAGAAGAACTCATGTTTACCTCAGGTGTCAGACCTTTAGAAGCTGCCAACAATGTTTCTGACATTGGCAATATTAATTCAAGTTCAAATTCACCTCGAGTTACTAAATATTTAAGTTCATCTACTAAGCTATCTTTAAGTGGGGCACCTCCAAATTTAGACCAAAGAAGCCATGTGCTTAGACTTCGAAGTACATGGACATCAGAGGTTACCATGGAGCATCCTTTCTCATGCAATGAAGTTGCATATACTCAATCAAATGCAGAGGTAAAAGAAAATGATGATTCAGTTCAAGCTTCACATCTTTATTCTGGTGAATCCAGTGGTCAAGTTTCTTACTTTGATATGCTCCCTAGTGTTCTTCAAGAATGTACAATACACGACCTGAAACCTGTTCAGAGTGATCAAATAGGTAAAAATGTTGATTATGAGGAAAATGGCACTCGTACTCGCATACTGTGTGCACAAAATTTGAAAGAATACAAGCTTCTTCCCACATCGAGTCAAACTTCATCATCTTTGTTTGCTTCAAATGATGATACGTTTCATATGTCAGATGTTAACCAGAAGACATATTGGATAAATGACAATTTGACCGATGTGGTGCATAAGAATTTTACAAATGCTTGTAACTTTATTGATTTACCTAGTCTCCCAGCAGAAACAGATGCTCCTCCCATCCTTGATTCTTTGAATGAACAAATCTCTTATGCTGGGTTGTTTTCCATAGATAACAGTAATCAATTATTGGATGCAGTGATTTCAAAGATCAATCCAGGTGTCAAACAGAGATCAGAAAGTAATGCTTCGTGTAAGAGTACAGTCACTGATACTTATAGTGCAAATTGTGCTAGAACTCCCAATCATGGTGAAGTACATTTGGCAAAGCACATGAAAGATGAGTTTGTTGGTTTTGCACCATTAGTGGTAAAAACAGAGCCTTCACGCATAAGTTATGGCAGATCTTCGTGCAGCAGTGAGAAAAATGGAGAGAACTATCATGAGTCTGGGTTTCATAAGTCTCAAATCAGCCCATGGGTTGGAAGCTGTCACAGTGCTAAGAATGATTATGCATCAGATTCAACTAGTAAAAGGGTTTCAGAAATAGGTAATCTGAACCGAAAGAGGTCTAGACCTGGAGAGCGCCCTAGACCACGGCCAAAAGATCGGCAAATGATCCAAGACCATATCAAGGAGCTTCGAGAAATAATCCCGAATGGTGCAAAG TGTAGCATTGATGCATTATTGGAAAAGACTATCAAACACATGCTTTTCTTGCAAAGTGTGACAAAGCATGCTGAAAAACTGAAAGTTGCTGGAGAACCCAAG ATCAGCACTCATCAAGGTGGTTTGCTCTTGAAAGACAACTTTAATGGTGGTGCAACATGGGCATTGGACGTGGGAACCCAACCAATCACCTGTCCCATTGTGGTGGAGGATCTGAACCCTCCTCGTCAATTGCTGGTAGAG ATGCTATGTGAGCAGGGATGTTCCTTTCTGGAGATCGCTGACTTCATCAGAGGATTGGGTTTGACCATACTGAAAGGGGTGATGGAAACCCACAAAAACCATGCCTGGGCACGGTTTGCTGTCGAG GCGAACAGAGACGTGACTCGGATGGAGATATTCCTTGCACTAATGCAACAGTCAGAACCCTCAGCTGGAAGCAGCATGGGACTACCAAATGCTGGTAATATCAACATGCCTCACCCTATTCTCCAGCCAACCTCTGTTCCTGAAAGAGTCATTTGA
- the LOC121975313 gene encoding transcription factor LHW-like isoform X2: MGLPLREALRQLCLDYGWSYAVSWKLDVFQNRMHLIWEDGYYNQKPSVSNIKISISLPKQEDLGINSYFSELGCEADDPIKVLVDKIMASHVHFVGDGLVGQVASSGKYVWINKHRFGSICKGLAELNCQFAAGIQTIIIIPVLPYGVIQFGSTQMVTENMGFIHHIRSLFTKITYNSNDLLSEGTQKSLTEECQTYTSCRSTFGSRSTNACLNVDDRPNVTSDWCNPDSLKPQAPRSFSEYVSLALSQFNKKVQPCASQLVPMKKAVKMAYPIGKLILQSADGIFHMPDIQCIQQVLLDDTNSRCQNEHSISNSVLLSNTIKILEEELMFTSGVRPLEAANNVSDIGNINSSSNSPRVTKYLSSSTKLSLSGAPPNLDQRSHVLRLRSTWTSEVTMEHPFSCNEVAYTQSNAEVKENDDSVQASHLYSGESSGQVSYFDMLPSVLQECTIHDLKPVQSDQIGKNVDYEENGTRTRILCAQNLKEYKLLPTSSQTSSSLFASNDDTFHMSDVNQKTYWINDNLTDVVHKNFTNACNFIDLPSLPAETDAPPILDSLNEQISYAGLFSIDNSNQLLDAVISKINPGVKQRSESNASCKSTVTDTYSANCARTPNHGEVHLAKHMKDEFVGFAPLVVKTEPSRISYGRSSCSSEKNGENYHESGFHKSQISPWVGSCHSAKNDYASDSTSKRVSEIGNLNRKRSRPGERPRPRPKDRQMIQDHIKELREIIPNGAKCSIDALLEKTIKHMLFLQSVTKHAEKLKVAGEPKISTHQGGLLLKDNFNGGATWALDVGTQPITCPIVVEDLNPPRQLLVEGCSFLEIADFIRGLGLTILKGVMETHKNHAWARFAVEANRDVTRMEIFLALMQQSEPSAGSSMGLPNAGNINMPHPILQPTSVPERVI, from the exons CTAAGAGAGGCGTTGAGGCAACTGTGCCTTGACTATGGGTGGTCCTACGCTGTTTCCTGGAAGTTGGATGTCTTCCAGAATCGAAT GCATTTGATCTGGGAAGATGGATACTATAATCAGAAGCCTAGCgtttcaaacatcaaaatctcaATTTCTCTTCCCAAGCAAGAAGATTTGGGTATCAATAGTTACTTCTCTGAGCTAGGCTGTGAAGCAGATGATCCAATAAAAGTTCTGGTCGACAAGATTATGGCATCCCATGTCCATTTTGTCGGAGATGG GTTAGTTGGACAAGTGGCTTCATCTGGAAAATATGTATGGATCAATAAGCATAGATTTGGTTCAATATGTAAG GGTCTTGCTGAGTTGAACTGCCAATTTGCCGCAGGCATACAG ACCATTATAATTATTCCTGTGCTTCCATATGGGGTTATACAATTTGGTTCTACTCAGATG GTTACCGAAAACATGGGATTCATTCATCATATAAGAAGTTTGTTCACAAAGATAACTTATAATTCAAATGATCTTCTATCTGAGGGTACCCAGAAATCTTTGACAGAAGAATGTCAAACATATACATCATGCAGGTCAACTTTTGGTTCTCGATCTACAAATGCATGTCTTAATGTGGATGACAGGCCAAATGTCACTTCTGATTGGTGCAACCCTGACTCCCTCAAACCCCAAGCCCCAAGATCCTTCTCTGAATATGTTTCCTTAGCGTTGTCGCAGTTCAATAAGAAAGTACAACCTTGTGCTTCTCAACTAGTGCCAATGAAAAAGGCTGTAAAGATGGCATATCCTATAGGCAAGCTTATCTTGCAAAGTGCAGATGGCATATTTCATATGCCAGACATACAGTGTATCCAACAGGTACTACTAGATGATACAAACTCCAGATGTCAAAATGAGCATTCTATTTCCAACTCAGTTTTACTGTCTAATACAATAAAAATCTTGGAAGAAGAACTCATGTTTACCTCAGGTGTCAGACCTTTAGAAGCTGCCAACAATGTTTCTGACATTGGCAATATTAATTCAAGTTCAAATTCACCTCGAGTTACTAAATATTTAAGTTCATCTACTAAGCTATCTTTAAGTGGGGCACCTCCAAATTTAGACCAAAGAAGCCATGTGCTTAGACTTCGAAGTACATGGACATCAGAGGTTACCATGGAGCATCCTTTCTCATGCAATGAAGTTGCATATACTCAATCAAATGCAGAGGTAAAAGAAAATGATGATTCAGTTCAAGCTTCACATCTTTATTCTGGTGAATCCAGTGGTCAAGTTTCTTACTTTGATATGCTCCCTAGTGTTCTTCAAGAATGTACAATACACGACCTGAAACCTGTTCAGAGTGATCAAATAGGTAAAAATGTTGATTATGAGGAAAATGGCACTCGTACTCGCATACTGTGTGCACAAAATTTGAAAGAATACAAGCTTCTTCCCACATCGAGTCAAACTTCATCATCTTTGTTTGCTTCAAATGATGATACGTTTCATATGTCAGATGTTAACCAGAAGACATATTGGATAAATGACAATTTGACCGATGTGGTGCATAAGAATTTTACAAATGCTTGTAACTTTATTGATTTACCTAGTCTCCCAGCAGAAACAGATGCTCCTCCCATCCTTGATTCTTTGAATGAACAAATCTCTTATGCTGGGTTGTTTTCCATAGATAACAGTAATCAATTATTGGATGCAGTGATTTCAAAGATCAATCCAGGTGTCAAACAGAGATCAGAAAGTAATGCTTCGTGTAAGAGTACAGTCACTGATACTTATAGTGCAAATTGTGCTAGAACTCCCAATCATGGTGAAGTACATTTGGCAAAGCACATGAAAGATGAGTTTGTTGGTTTTGCACCATTAGTGGTAAAAACAGAGCCTTCACGCATAAGTTATGGCAGATCTTCGTGCAGCAGTGAGAAAAATGGAGAGAACTATCATGAGTCTGGGTTTCATAAGTCTCAAATCAGCCCATGGGTTGGAAGCTGTCACAGTGCTAAGAATGATTATGCATCAGATTCAACTAGTAAAAGGGTTTCAGAAATAGGTAATCTGAACCGAAAGAGGTCTAGACCTGGAGAGCGCCCTAGACCACGGCCAAAAGATCGGCAAATGATCCAAGACCATATCAAGGAGCTTCGAGAAATAATCCCGAATGGTGCAAAG TGTAGCATTGATGCATTATTGGAAAAGACTATCAAACACATGCTTTTCTTGCAAAGTGTGACAAAGCATGCTGAAAAACTGAAAGTTGCTGGAGAACCCAAG ATCAGCACTCATCAAGGTGGTTTGCTCTTGAAAGACAACTTTAATGGTGGTGCAACATGGGCATTGGACGTGGGAACCCAACCAATCACCTGTCCCATTGTGGTGGAGGATCTGAACCCTCCTCGTCAATTGCTGGTAGAG GGATGTTCCTTTCTGGAGATCGCTGACTTCATCAGAGGATTGGGTTTGACCATACTGAAAGGGGTGATGGAAACCCACAAAAACCATGCCTGGGCACGGTTTGCTGTCGAG GCGAACAGAGACGTGACTCGGATGGAGATATTCCTTGCACTAATGCAACAGTCAGAACCCTCAGCTGGAAGCAGCATGGGACTACCAAATGCTGGTAATATCAACATGCCTCACCCTATTCTCCAGCCAACCTCTGTTCCTGAAAGAGTCATTTGA